Proteins found in one Armatimonadota bacterium genomic segment:
- a CDS encoding amidophosphoribosyltransferase: MRWVRLVWSEILDALYPPRCAACALVGCDGWCEQCADSTPYITPPVCARCGTPMCAEGFCVSCSVHPLVPEAVRAVTRYDGVVRTAIHRFKYGKHPSLAPALARLLLEGWQTPLTERLHTADVVIPVPIHRERERERGFNQSALLAELFCQKAGLPMLHDVLERTVYRQPQVGLDAVQRQQNVQNAFQVRQPAALTGRSILLIDDVWTTGSTLNEAARTLLAAGAARVFAYTVAHERLEGTDPTMR, translated from the coding sequence ATGAGGTGGGTACGGCTCGTCTGGAGTGAGATTCTGGACGCGCTGTACCCGCCCCGTTGCGCCGCCTGTGCACTGGTCGGTTGCGACGGCTGGTGTGAACAGTGCGCCGACAGTACCCCCTACATCACCCCGCCTGTGTGTGCCCGGTGCGGTACGCCCATGTGCGCTGAAGGCTTCTGCGTCTCCTGTTCGGTGCATCCTCTGGTTCCCGAGGCGGTTCGTGCAGTAACGCGCTATGATGGCGTGGTTCGCACGGCGATTCACCGGTTCAAATACGGCAAACACCCCTCGCTGGCTCCAGCTCTCGCACGGCTGCTTCTCGAGGGCTGGCAAACACCGTTGACCGAACGACTGCATACGGCAGATGTCGTCATCCCCGTGCCTATCCATCGTGAGCGGGAAAGGGAACGCGGTTTTAACCAGAGCGCACTCCTCGCAGAGCTGTTTTGCCAGAAGGCAGGGCTGCCGATGTTGCATGATGTGCTGGAGCGTACAGTATATCGCCAACCGCAGGTGGGGCTGGATGCGGTACAACGCCAGCAGAATGTGCAAAATGCCTTTCAGGTGAGACAGCCGGCTGCCCTGACAGGCAGGAGCATTTTGTTGATAGATGATGTCTGGACGACAGGCAGCACACTCAACGAAGCGGCGAGAACACTACTGGCAGCTGGCGCAGCACG